A segment of the Arachis hypogaea cultivar Tifrunner chromosome 5, arahy.Tifrunner.gnm2.J5K5, whole genome shotgun sequence genome:
atttttatttcaaatcaaataaaatactaaaatataattcaatcttatatactttatcctaaatataatactaaaatttatttccatCTCTTTTCATATCAATTTTTCAATCTCAAATTCTgaatctctctctctcaaacGCTAACAAGAGTCTATCTCTGCCCTAAGCTCCCTTCCTTCCTACGtaagaattttatttaaatacataattaaagtatgGATAATAAAATTAGGCCTAATCGAAAATTAATAGAAAGAAGCATAAACGAAAAGAAAATGCCTGTGTGGTACAAGTAAGGTgccatctttctttctttctccttttacatgtaagagagagagagagagagaggggttggTGTAAGAAGACGATTCAACTCAGACCCATTTTCTTCACTCAACTCGCTCGATCTTCAAGCTTTTTCTCGAAGCAAAAACTAACTAGGTAACGTCTTTTTATTCAATTAACTCCTTCAATTCCCCTTCTACGAGATTCCAGCATTGtatttacttgttcctcacttttTAATCCCTTCGTTTCAACGTAATCAATTTGTTTTCCTTTTTAGTCGGTTTTAGTGGATATTCTGTTTCAACTTTGTCCGTCTGGTTCTTGGCTTGCCTCAAGTTTCGATTTTTCGAGATCAAACTCAGGTAAAGAGGGGAGGaaacaaaaaaggaagaaaaaaacccCAATTTGCAGTTATACGTTAATTTTCGTCCTGCTAGATTTTTTAGATATAGTAAAGCGATGAATTGGTTGGATTGCGTCGCGTCTAAACAACATTGAATTAGCAAAAGTATATTATTTTagggagagagagaaacaagGTACTGCAGGTGAAAGATATTGTTGACAATGAATATATATAGCTTAAAAGACTCAGCATTTTGATGTATTAATGTTGATTTTGTTTTCGTTGGCTGCTTTGCCATGTCaaaaattctcatttttttctttccctGTTTATTTTTGCCATTGAGATTAAGTATAGTAGCTAGCTGATCATGGGTTGATTCAATTCTGTGTGTGTTTGTAACTTGAAGACATTTTCAAGTGCTAACTAGACAATGTTTGATGTAGAAGTCCATTTGGAGGAATTTGGCTTCTCACAAAATGTatcttttatttgtatatttgtaATTCCATTGAAGTACTTGTTCATCTTCTGAGGTATTGTAGCTGTATAGGTTCATTATAAACTTTCTGAGGCTTCTAAGAAGCAGAAAATATGTTGTACTTAGTTTTGCTTTACAGAAGACATTATTTGTGAATCGATGGAAGTTGTTGGGCATATTTTAAGTATATCTCGTAGAAATGGGAAAGTGGATGATCTGTGTGATTAAAGTATAGATGAGTTTAATTCTATGATGTGATGTGATTTTAGTTTCGTTTGTTGATATATTGCTTCGAACTTAATATGCTGCATCTTTTTGCTctggaatttattgtgaaatccACTTTGTGATAGACATTATCTTCTGGCTTCCTCTTTGACAGAGCTTTGCCATACATTACATTATGAATTGGATACCTGAAATCATTGTTAAGGCTTTTCAGTTGATGGGATTTTGGGCCTGTGAAATTATATTTATACTGATACATATGCTTTGTTattggagttttttttttaaactacaattttttaacattaatatatgagcaatgctagggggccagcaatttttgtgattgttagccatcaactagccattaatgatgatttgatggtgtgagattggtgtgagatttcattcaatggctcacctttttctactggttacatgctggctaaaattcaataaaactgctgccCCCCTAGACTTTTCTTTAATATATTACATTGGACAGGGGCATGGCAGCAGATGAAGGATTTGACATGTCATATTTGAAGTCTCAGCTGAGTCAATCACATGAAACATGGAAGCAAGAGAGTGAAAGAAGCCAATCCCAAGTGGATGCATTGCAAGCAAAGCTTATGGAAGTGAAGGATTACATGCAAGGTTCAGAGGAAGATGCTAATAAAGTTTTAGAGGTTCTTTGGCGTAGGGTCAAGACCGCTTCTACATTGTTGACTTACTTAAAAGCGAAAGCAAGACTCATGGCTGTTCCTGATCTAGCCCATGCATCTTGTGGCATAAAAGAATTAGAGGGGGTAGGCCTTGTAGACAAGAATGGGATACCATTTTCAGGTTGGTCTAGGAATGTAGATCTTTCTCCATTCGAGGATGCGGGCGAAGAATCTTGGATAGGAATTAGCCATGAGCGAGGTTCGTTAGATGAACAAGATGGAGCTTATTTAGGTGAGGTACTCAAGTCTGTACAGATGGTTGCAGATGTGATGGAAGCCCTTGTCAAAAGGGTTATATTGGCAGAATCAGAAACT
Coding sequences within it:
- the LOC112800807 gene encoding uncharacterized protein, which gives rise to MAADEGFDMSYLKSQLSQSHETWKQESERSQSQVDALQAKLMEVKDYMQGSEEDANKVLEVLWRRVKTASTLLTYLKAKARLMAVPDLAHASCGIKELEGVGLVDKNGIPFSGWSRNVDLSPFEDAGEESWIGISHERGSLDEQDGAYLGEVLKSVQMVADVMEALVKRVILAESETAVEKEKVSVSQEEIKQKSAQLENMSMKLKEMERFALNTSNILNDVRQRVVGLVEETTRQRQLAAENEEELCRVRREFESLKSYVSSLLTVRETLLSSEKQFQTIEKLFERLVAKTTQLEGEKMQKEAEVQKLMEENVRLSTLLDKKEAQLLALNEQCKVMALSASSDM